Genomic DNA from Pseudomonas sp. CCC3.1:
GCCCTTACTGTTTCGCAATTGCAGGTGTATCGTATTCGCCTTTTGCGGGCTCTGTGCTCGCGCCGGATACGAGAGGTAGTTAATTCCATGTCCTTTACCCGTCGACAAATACTCGGTGGTTTAGCCGGGCTGGTAGTGGTGGGTGTTGGCGCAGGAGGCGCTTCGCGTTACTGGTTGGGCAAGATGGCCGATGAGCAGGCCGGTCACGATTACGAACTGATTGCTGCCCCGCTGGACGTTGAGCTGGTGCCGGGGCATCAGACCGAAGCCTGGGCTTTTGGTCCTTCGGCGCCGGGCACTGAGCTGCGGGTGCGTCAAGGCGAATGGCTACGGGTGCGGTTTATCAACCATCTGCCGGTTGCCACCACGATTCACTGGCACGGCATCCGCCTGCCGCTGGAAATGGACGGCGTGCCGTACGTCTCGCAATTGCCGGTGTTGCCGGGCGAATACTTCGATTACACATTCCGCGTGCCCGATGCCGGCAGCTATTGGTATCACCCGCACGTCAACAGCAGCGAAGAACTGGGCCGTGGCCTGGTCGGTCCGTTGATTATCGAAGAGCGTGAGCCCACCGGCTTCAAGCACGAACGTACCCTGAGCATCAAAAACTGGCACGTGGATGAAGAGGGCGGCTTTCTGCCGTTCAGCATCACCCGCGAAGCCGCGCGCGGCGGTACGCCGGGGCGCTTGTCGACGATCAATGGCACGCATGTGCCGACCATTGAGTTGCCCGCCGGGCAGATTACCCGCGTGCGCATCCTTAACCTCGACAACACCTTGACCTACCGCCTGAACATTCCCGGCGTTGAAGCGCACATTTATGCGCTGGATGGCAACCCCATCAAGCCCCGGCCTTTGGGCAAGGAATATTGGCTAGGCCCCGGCATGCGCATTTGCCTGGCAATCAAGGCGCCGGCCGCAGGCGAAGAACTGTCGCTGCGTGATGGCCCGGTGCGTTTGGGCACGCTGCTGTCGGTGGCCAATAATGACGCGCCTGGCGAGTGGCCGCCTGCATTGCCTGCCAACCCGATTGCCGAGCCGGATGTCGCGAATGCCGAAAAGCTCAATTTCAACTTTGAATGGGTTGGTTCCTTGTCCGAGAATTTGGGCACGGACCAGCCACCGAGCCTGTGGCAGATCAACGGCGTGGCGTGGGACATCAAAGACAAAACCTGCGCCGACCGACCCATCGCAAAGCTCAAACTGGGCCAAAGCTACATCTTCGAGTTGAAGAACATGACCCAGTACCAGCACCCGATTCACTTGCACGGCATGAGCTTCAAGGTGCTGGCTTCCAACCGCAAAAAGATTACCCCGTATTTCACCGACACCTACCTGCTGGGTAAAAACGAGCGTGCTCGCGTGGCCTTGGTGGCGGATAATCCCGGCGTGTGGATGTTCCACTGCCATGTGATTGACCACATGGAAACCGGCCTCATGGCCGCTATTGAGGTTTCCTGATGCGACAAGGGCGTCAACCCCAGATCATCGACCGCAGCCGCGATCAAGACTTCATGCGAGAAGCACTGGCGCTGGCCGCTCAGGGCGCAGCGCTGGGCGAGGTGCCGGTGGGCGCGGTGCTGGTGCAAAACTGTGAAATCATCGGTCGCGGCTTCAATTGCCCGATCAGCGGCAGCGACCCCAGCGCGCATGCTGAGATGGTCGCCATTCGTGCGGCGGCGGCAGCGGCCAGCAATTACCGCCTGCCCGGTAGCACGCTGTACGTGACGTTGGAGCCGTGCAGCATGTGTGCGGGCTTGATTGTGCATTCGCGAGTGGCGCGAGTGGTCTTCGGCGCGCTGGAGCCCAAGGCCGGGATTGTGCACAGCCAGGGGCAATTCTTCACCCAAGGCTTTTTGAATCACCGGGTGCTGTTTGAAGGCGGGGTATTGGCCGACGAATGTGGCACTCTCCTGAGCGAATTCTTCAAGGCCAGAAGAGCTCGCCAGGAGCGCAAAACCCCGTAGCAGCTGACTCGCGGAGCGAGGCTGCGTCCGGCGGCGTAGCCGTCGTAAAGTCAAATTGCGTGGTGTTACAGGCAAACCACGAACTCAGGTTTTACGATCGCTGCGCAATCGAACGCAGCCTCGCTCCGCTCGTCAGCTGCTACGAAGTCGCGGGTTGTTTATTTCCTGGCGACGATCACGGCGCGCATGGGCGCGGGCAGGCCTTCGATGGTTTTGCTGTGGTCATTCGGGTCCAGGTAGTCGCTCAGTGACTGGAACTTCATCCACTCGGTCGCACGTTGTTCTTCGACGGTGGTGATGCTCACGTCCACGCAGCGCACGTCGCTGAAACCGGCGCGGCGCAGCCAGCGCTCAAGGGCCGGGATTGAAGGCAGGAACCACACGTTGCGCATCTGCGCGTAACGGTCTTCAGGCACCAGCACCTGATTCACGTCGCCTTCGATCACCAGGGTTTCCAGTACCAATTCGCCGCCTTTGACCAGGCAGTCTTTCAACGCCAGCAAATGCTCGATAGGCGAGCGGCGGTGGTAAAACACGCCCATGGAAAATACAGTGTCGAAACCTTCGAGGTTGGGCGGCAGGTCTTCAAACGGGAACGGCAGGTGCCAGGCCGCTTCTTGCTGCAAGAAGCGTTGCACGGCCTGGAACTGGCAGAAAAACAGCCAGTTTGGGTCGACACCGATCACGCTGTGGGCGCCTGCGCCGAGCATGCGCCACATGTAATAGCCATTGCCGCAGCCGACATCGAGGATGCGTTTGCCTTTGAGGTCGATGTGCGGGGCAACCCGCGACCACTTCCAGTCCGAATGCCATTCGGTGTCGACGTGCACGCCAAACAGATCGAACGGCCCTTTGCGCCACGGCGACAAGCCGAGCAGCGCTGTGCGCATTTGCGCGCGGGTTTCGTCGTCGCAGTCGGTGTCCAGGGTCAGGCCGTTGAGCAGGTCGGTCTCGGTCGGCAGCACGTTGGGCAACGCATCCAGCGCGCTTTGCCAGCGCTCCAGGTCGCCGTGACCTTTCTCCATTTTGGTGTCGAGCTGCGCTTGCAGGGTGTTCGCCCATTCAGCCAAGGGCGTGCCCGCCAGACGGCGGGCGAGGGGGGAAAGATCAATCATGGCAAGGCAATCAACGAGGCAAAGTTAAGACACTGGAACCACGGCACGACTTTCGAGAACCCGGCCGCCAGCAGGCGTTCGCGGTGTTCTTCGAGGCTGTCGGGCTTCATGACGTTTTCGATGGCGCTGCGTTTTTGTGCGATTTCGAGGTCGCTGTAACCGTTGGCGCGCTTAAACGCGATGTGTAAATCGGTCAGCAACGTGTGTTCTTCGCAATCATTGAAGCGCAGCTTTTCCGAGAGAATCAGCGCACCTCCCGGCAGCAGCGCTTGGCGAATCCGGCCGAGCAAGGCCAGACGCTGCTCAGGCGCGATAAATTGCAGGGTGAAGTTCAGCGCCACAACCGAGGCGGGTTCGAACGCCAGCGCCAGAATGTCGCCTTCAATCACCTCAACCGGCAGCAACTCCTGAAACATCGAGTTTTGTGCATTGAGGTACTCGCGGCAGCGCTCGACCATGGCCGCCGAGTTGTCCACGGCAATCACCTTGCACCCCTCGCTGCGCACATGGCGGCGCAACGCTTGGGTCACGGCGCCCAACGAGCTGCCCAAGTCATACAGCACGCTGTTGGGCTGAGCGAATTGGGCCGCGAGTACGCCGAGGTTCTCGACAATCGTCGGGTAGCCGGGCACCGAGCGCTTGATCATGTCCGGGAACACCCGCACCACGTCTTCGTTAAAGGCGAAGTCCGGCACCTGGGCCAGGGGCTGGGCGAAAATACGGTCAGGTTCTTTGCTCACGACTTCATTGCTCACGACAGTTCCGGCGCTGGAGAGTTGAAAAGGGGCCGCATTTTAGCCAAGTTGGCGCCGGGATGCGCGGTCTGTCTGATAAACCGCGCCCTGTCATTTCACGGTGATTGGGCAGTCAAAACTTTCAGCGGGTTCGGCTTCTGGTTCCCAAGGTTGCTGAGAGGTCAGGCGCAGGCGCCCTGCGCCCGCTGCAAATGCCTGAAAGCGCCATGTCGATTGCCCGCCACTGCCGAGCAGTTGGCCGTTATCGCTGCTTTGGTAGACCTCAGGGCCGAGGCTGCGCAGCACGCCGCCTGCCGAGTCTTGAATGGCCCAGCGATAGCCGGTGGTGGGG
This window encodes:
- a CDS encoding multicopper oxidase family protein — translated: MSFTRRQILGGLAGLVVVGVGAGGASRYWLGKMADEQAGHDYELIAAPLDVELVPGHQTEAWAFGPSAPGTELRVRQGEWLRVRFINHLPVATTIHWHGIRLPLEMDGVPYVSQLPVLPGEYFDYTFRVPDAGSYWYHPHVNSSEELGRGLVGPLIIEEREPTGFKHERTLSIKNWHVDEEGGFLPFSITREAARGGTPGRLSTINGTHVPTIELPAGQITRVRILNLDNTLTYRLNIPGVEAHIYALDGNPIKPRPLGKEYWLGPGMRICLAIKAPAAGEELSLRDGPVRLGTLLSVANNDAPGEWPPALPANPIAEPDVANAEKLNFNFEWVGSLSENLGTDQPPSLWQINGVAWDIKDKTCADRPIAKLKLGQSYIFELKNMTQYQHPIHLHGMSFKVLASNRKKITPYFTDTYLLGKNERARVALVADNPGVWMFHCHVIDHMETGLMAAIEVS
- the tadA gene encoding tRNA adenosine(34) deaminase TadA, with amino-acid sequence MRQGRQPQIIDRSRDQDFMREALALAAQGAALGEVPVGAVLVQNCEIIGRGFNCPISGSDPSAHAEMVAIRAAAAAASNYRLPGSTLYVTLEPCSMCAGLIVHSRVARVVFGALEPKAGIVHSQGQFFTQGFLNHRVLFEGGVLADECGTLLSEFFKARRARQERKTP
- the cmoB gene encoding tRNA 5-methoxyuridine(34)/uridine 5-oxyacetic acid(34) synthase CmoB, with amino-acid sequence MIDLSPLARRLAGTPLAEWANTLQAQLDTKMEKGHGDLERWQSALDALPNVLPTETDLLNGLTLDTDCDDETRAQMRTALLGLSPWRKGPFDLFGVHVDTEWHSDWKWSRVAPHIDLKGKRILDVGCGNGYYMWRMLGAGAHSVIGVDPNWLFFCQFQAVQRFLQQEAAWHLPFPFEDLPPNLEGFDTVFSMGVFYHRRSPIEHLLALKDCLVKGGELVLETLVIEGDVNQVLVPEDRYAQMRNVWFLPSIPALERWLRRAGFSDVRCVDVSITTVEEQRATEWMKFQSLSDYLDPNDHSKTIEGLPAPMRAVIVARK
- the cmoA gene encoding carboxy-S-adenosyl-L-methionine synthase CmoA, whose amino-acid sequence is MSKEPDRIFAQPLAQVPDFAFNEDVVRVFPDMIKRSVPGYPTIVENLGVLAAQFAQPNSVLYDLGSSLGAVTQALRRHVRSEGCKVIAVDNSAAMVERCREYLNAQNSMFQELLPVEVIEGDILALAFEPASVVALNFTLQFIAPEQRLALLGRIRQALLPGGALILSEKLRFNDCEEHTLLTDLHIAFKRANGYSDLEIAQKRSAIENVMKPDSLEEHRERLLAAGFSKVVPWFQCLNFASLIALP
- a CDS encoding protease inhibitor I42 family protein, whose product is MSLARLIPLLSLSLLTACAHQSANNTVTVEEQSDCPLELHTGQNLIVSLPSNPTTGYRWAIQDSAGGVLRSLGPEVYQSSDNGQLLGSGGQSTWRFQAFAAGAGRLRLTSQQPWEPEAEPAESFDCPITVK